Proteins encoded in a region of the Triticum dicoccoides isolate Atlit2015 ecotype Zavitan chromosome 3A, WEW_v2.0, whole genome shotgun sequence genome:
- the LOC119268168 gene encoding uncharacterized protein LOC119268168 yields the protein MAAPYSPSPSPSHPTAAALVLLLLLLHVALLGKCAAAANVTFGPGEELRRYRRLQALLTRLNKPSLRTIQSPDGDLIDCVPAHLQPAFDHPRLRGQRPLGPPVRPSGHHRRPNHTADAGVQLWAMSGASCPEGSVPVRRITEADVLRASSVRRFGRVPTARVRRDTVAGGHEHAVGYVAGDEYYGARASINVWAPKVSTPTEFSLSQIWVIGGTFSNDLNTIEAGWQVSPQLYGDNSPRFFTYWTTDAYQTTGCYNLLCSGFVQTNSRIAMGAAISPTSGYKGGQFDISLLIWKDPNHGNWWLEFGSGELVGYWPSFLFSHLASHASMVQFGGEVVDTRAEGSHTATQMGSGHFPGEGFGRSSYFRNLEVVDWDNSLIPLTTFHVTADHPNCYDIQGGVNAVWGNYFYYGGPGRNVRCT from the exons ATGGCTGCACCCtactctccatctccatctccatcacaTCCCACTGCTGCTGCCCttgtcctgctactgctgctgcttcaTGTCGCGCTTCTTGGCAAGTGTGCGGCGGCGGCTAACGTGACGTTCGGGCCGGGGGAGGAACTCCGGAGGTACAGGCGGCTCCAGGCGCTCCTCACAAGGCTCAACAAGCCGTCTCTCCGGACCATTCAG AGCCCCGACGGCGACCTCATCGACTGCGTGCCGGCGCACCTGCAGCCGGCGTTCGACCACCCCAGGCTGCGCGGCCAGAGACCACTG GGCCCGCCGGTGCGACCGAGTGGACACCACCGCCGCCCCAATCACACGGCGGACGCCGGAGTGCAGctttgggcgatgtccggcgcgtcGTGCCCGGAGGGGTCCGTCCCGGTGAGGAGGATTACGgaggccgacgtcctccgcgccagCTCCGTGAGGAGGTTCGGAAGGGTGCCCACGGCCAGAGTACGGCGTGACACGGTCGCCGGCGGCCACGAG CACGCGGTGGGGTACGTTGCCGGCGACGAGTACTACGGCGCGCGTGCGAGCATCAACGTGTGGGCGCCCAAGGTGAGCACGCCGACGGAGTTCAGCCTGTCGCAGATCTGGGTTATCGGCGGCACCTTCAGCAACGATCTCAACACCATCGAGGCCGGATGGCAG GTGAGCCCGCAGCTGTATGGGGACAACTCGCCCAGGTTTTTCACTTACTGGACG ACGGACGCGTACCAGACGACGGGGTGCTACAACCTGCTGTGCTCAGGGTTCGTGCAGACCAACAGCCGGATCGCCATGGGGGCGGCCATCTCGCCCACCTCCGGCTACAAAGGCGGCCAGTTCGACATCAGCCTCCTGATCTGGAAAGACCCCAACCACGGCAACTGGTGGCTGGAGTTCGGGTCGGGGGAGCTGGTGGGTTACTGGCCTAGCTTTCTGTTCAGCCACCTGGCGTCGCACGCGAGCATGGTGCAGTTCGGCGGCGAGGTGGTGGACACGCGCGCCGAGGGGTCGCACACGGCCACGCAGATGGGGAGCGGGCACTTCCCCGGGGAGGGCTTCGGCCGCTCCTCCTACTTCCGCAACCTGGAGGTGGTGGACTGGGACAACAGCCTCATCCCGCTCACCACCTTCCACGTCACCGCCGACCACCCCAACTGCTACGACATCCAGGGCGGCGTCAACGCCGTATGGGGGAACTACTTCTACTACGGAGGGCCAGGGAGGAACGTCAGGTGCACCTAG